The proteins below come from a single Roseiflexus sp. RS-1 genomic window:
- a CDS encoding nucleotidyltransferase family protein → MCCLAHARGQARPNSDYDLALKPGHPPAPLDRVAWQVEIENLLGADVSLVLLTPTTDPVLGWEIARDGKLLYERDRGLWMSERARLWHLYNDALPFRRALAESLRSYAEEVRHGA, encoded by the coding sequence GTGTGCTGTTTGGCTCACGCGCGCGGTCAGGCGCGCCCCAATAGCGACTACGATCTGGCGCTCAAACCCGGTCATCCGCCGGCGCCGCTCGACCGCGTCGCATGGCAGGTCGAGATTGAGAACCTGTTAGGTGCAGATGTCAGCCTGGTGCTGCTCACGCCAACGACCGACCCGGTGCTGGGGTGGGAGATTGCGCGCGACGGAAAACTTCTGTACGAGCGCGATCGCGGGTTGTGGATGAGTGAGCGGGCGCGTCTGTGGCATCTCTACAATGATGCATTGCCCTTTCGCCGCGCTCTTGCCGAGTCGTTGCGGTCCTATGCTGAAGAGGTGCGCCATGGCGCGTGA